In one Phaenicophaeus curvirostris isolate KB17595 chromosome 19, BPBGC_Pcur_1.0, whole genome shotgun sequence genomic region, the following are encoded:
- the MYCBPAP gene encoding MYCBP-associated protein isoform X3: protein MRRGGGRPGPAGWQHRPVSPLEKKEGTHDLLSTVSEELEPIPVPCVLQGDDIQALAIKVEDLEKLHAPHPPPDAKGISVTRKYFVQKYRPKETKKGEHLVAYPALPKPPREPLTFSAQGLFSDGCKEILPHHILGSLQEFKMEALARGNTQLADFIEVSRPDVAAPASKEEHRGDKKKKVHQTPLAEHRALQNWQHNMSIRKKQEKYLGEILQRPENELLMSISEEYRQIQEERDLTDRLLPALLPGKGYRRGSEFWSLPDRIGDELTGLTLTLTQRERGHPEPITHVGKPRTVRKEMGLRTPKKIPFHQTWDKSLFLKYRLQELKSVLEELDFYKPDLDGLEVVGKGQPFTSVTAEASSHSTTTEESETPSDDYPSVVSEAPQGPALDFCGQPARWIDYVTPYRDEIGIAARLTFETLVGEKAESFLMVSNNGTTAVWYNWMRLLQQIPSRETKGKRMPCFYFDTRPGVILPGETRKFFFLFKSESAGIFSESWEFRTHPLLLGGALLQVTLWGIAVYEDKLADLREQLESDLAAREAAARGGKICTPVRTPSPVDAYITEEELFHWRNPELHYQHRVVQQLHELWRKHETVFSAFEEKVPSGQEKAVEDTQYQERSSEALAPWSSTTEVPGGKNTLEEAPSETTNMEKKGPATSGWNFSFEDFAQAIKLIPKEEEREAALAQLNKAMLELCVEQRPTQTDLLYQTCLQLWRETIDGLVSHSMRLRSLLGLPGNDTWTGDVPEEAVEAKQAIKGGKEDGKTARREGRRSFVGKDKEGKKRTTKTAGKEKEEGPNGRKLHTKDEKKRKSSTSLLEVKEGAQPVGAVTTDGKEPPQEELDLILFRSYQEKLYIQVSLTEACTFASFCSLLVSLGEEGSILLNSENCQTNSVSR, encoded by the exons ATGAGGCGCGGCGGCGGGAGGCCCGGTCCGGCCGGCTGGCAGCACCGGCCCGTGTCCCCGCTCG aaaagaaggaagggacACATGACCTGCTCTCGACAGTCTCAGAAGAGCTTGAGCCCATTCCTGTTCCATGCGTTCTGCAAGGAGATGACATCCAAGCGCTTGCAATTAAGGTGGAGGACCTGGAGAAA cttcATGCACCACACCCTCCCCCTGATGCTAAGGGAATTTCAGTTACgaggaaatattttgttcaaaAATACCGACCCAAAGAGACAAAGAAGGGGGAACATCTTGTGGCGTATCCTGCTCTCCCAAAACCACCCAGAGAACCACTGACTTTTTCTG CACAAGGACTCTTCAGTGATGGCTGTAAAGAGATTCTCCCCCATCACATCTTGGGAAGTCTCCAGGAGTTCAAGATGGAAGCCCTGGCCAGAGGAAACACTCAG CTAGCAGATTTTATTGAAGTTTCTCGTCCAGATGTTGCTGCACCAGCTTCAAAAGAGGAACACAGAggagacaagaagaaaaaggtcCATCAGACTCCACTAGCAGAGCACAGAGCTCTCCAGAACTGGCAACATAATATGTCAATCaggaaaaagcaggagaaatatCTTGGAG AAATTCTCCAGAGGCCAGAGAATGAATTGCTGATGAGCATCTCAGAGGAGTACAGGCAAATCCAGGAAGAGCGTGACCTCACTGACCGCCTTCTCCCTGCCTTGCTCCCTGGAAAG GGCTACCGAAGGGGAAGTGAGTTCTGGAGCCTGCCCGACCGTATTGGAGATGAACTCACTGGCCTGACGCTGACACTGACTCAGAGGGAGCGTGGCCACCCAGAGCCGATTACGCATGTGGGGAAACCTCGCACTGTCCGGAAGGAAATGG GTCTGAGGACTCCAAAGAAGATCCCGTTCCATCAAACCTGGGATAAGAGTCTTTTCCTGAAATATCGATTGCAGGAACTAAAATCTGTCCTAGAGGAGCTAGATTTTTATAAGCCG GACCTGGATGGACTGGAAGTGGTTGGTAAGGGGCAGCCTTTCACATCCGTTACAGCAGAGGCTTCCTCACACTCCACCACCACTGAGGAGTCTGAGACCCC cagtgATGACTACCCCAGCGTAGTTTCAGAAGCACCACAGGGTCCGGCTTTGGATTTCTGTGGCCAGCCTGCTCGTTGGATCGACTACGTCACTCCTTACAGG GATGAAATCGGCATTGCTGCCCGGCTCACTTTTGAGACTTTGGTTGGAGAGAAAGCTGAAAGCTTCCTGATGGTGAGCAACAATGGCACCACTGCTGTCTGGTATAACTGGATGAGGCTTctgcagcagattccctccagaGAAACCAAGGGGAAGAGGATGCCATGTTTTTACTTTGATACCAGACCAG gTGTAATTTTGCCTGGAGAAACtagaaagtttttctttcttttcaagtcAGAGAGCGCAGGAATTTTCAGTGAGTCCTGGGAATTCAGGACGCATCCTCTCTTACTGGGAGGAGCTCTGCTGCAGGTGACCCTCTGGGGAATCGCTGTGTATGAGGATAAACTGGCTGACCTCAGAGAGCAACTGGAG AGTGACCTGGCTGCTCGAGAAGCTGCTGCTAGAGGTGGAAAGATTTGTACCCCAGTGCGCACTCCATCTCCTGTGGATGCCTATATCACAGAGGAAGAGTTGTTCCACTGGAGGAATCCCGAG TTGCATTATCAGCATCGAGTGGTACAGCAGCTGCATGAACTGTGGAGAAAGCACGAGACTGTTTTCTCAGCCTTTGAGGAGAAAGTGCCCTCGGGccaggagaaggctgtggaggACACGCAGTACCAGGAGCGTTCCTCAGAGGCTCTCGCTCCGTGGAGCAGCACCACAGAGGTCCCAGGTGGGAAGAACACACTTGAGGAGGCTCCAAGTGAAACGACAAACATGGAGAAGAAAGGACCAGCTACCTCAGGATGGAACTTCTCCTTCGAGGACTTTGCTCAG GCTATAAAGTTGATCCCCAAGGAGGAGGAGCGTGAAGCAGCGCTTGCCCAGCTCAATAAGGCGATGCTGGAGCTGTGCGTTGAACAGAGGCCAACCCAGACAGACCTTCTGTACCAAACCTG CCTCCAGCTGTGGCGGGAGACAATCGATGGCCTGGTGAGTCACTCCATGAGGCTGCGATCCCTGCTTGGCTTGCCTGGGAATGACACCTGGACAGGAGACGTTCCAGAGGAAGCTG TTGAAGCAAAGCAAGCtataaaaggaggaaaggaagacgGGAAAACTGctaggagagaagggagaaggtcATTTGTTGGTAAGGATaaagaaggcaagaaaagaacaacaaagacagcagggaaagagaaagag GAAGGGCCAAATGGCAGAAAATTACAcacaaaagatgagaaaaagcgGAAATCTTCCACTTCATTGCTGGAGGTGAAAGAGGGAGCCCAGCCCGTGGGAGCTGTGACTACTGATGGAAAAGAACCTCCTCAGGAGGAGCTGGACCTTATTTTGTTTAGGTCATACCAGGAAAAACTTTATATTCAGGTGAGTTTGACCGAAGCTTGTACCTTTGCTAGTTTCTGTTCTTTGCTTGTAAGCTTGGGTGAAGAGGGAAGCATTTTGTTAAACTCTGAAAACTGCCAAACAAATTCTGTATCGAGATAA
- the MYCBPAP gene encoding MYCBP-associated protein isoform X1, giving the protein MRRGGGRPGPAGWQHRPVSPLEKKEGTHDLLSTVSEELEPIPVPCVLQGDDIQALAIKVEDLEKLHAPHPPPDAKGISVTRKYFVQKYRPKETKKGEHLVAYPALPKPPREPLTFSGRVKCHILSLGFGFINPGFSGLALGSLLCMCVLAQGLFSDGCKEILPHHILGSLQEFKMEALARGNTQLADFIEVSRPDVAAPASKEEHRGDKKKKVHQTPLAEHRALQNWQHNMSIRKKQEKYLGEILQRPENELLMSISEEYRQIQEERDLTDRLLPALLPGKGYRRGSEFWSLPDRIGDELTGLTLTLTQRERGHPEPITHVGKPRTVRKEMGLRTPKKIPFHQTWDKSLFLKYRLQELKSVLEELDFYKPDLDGLEVVGKGQPFTSVTAEASSHSTTTEESETPSDDYPSVVSEAPQGPALDFCGQPARWIDYVTPYRDEIGIAARLTFETLVGEKAESFLMVSNNGTTAVWYNWMRLLQQIPSRETKGKRMPCFYFDTRPGVILPGETRKFFFLFKSESAGIFSESWEFRTHPLLLGGALLQVTLWGIAVYEDKLADLREQLESDLAAREAAARGGKICTPVRTPSPVDAYITEEELFHWRNPELHYQHRVVQQLHELWRKHETVFSAFEEKVPSGQEKAVEDTQYQERSSEALAPWSSTTEVPGGKNTLEEAPSETTNMEKKGPATSGWNFSFEDFAQAIKLIPKEEEREAALAQLNKAMLELCVEQRPTQTDLLYQTCLQLWRETIDGLVSHSMRLRSLLGLPGNDTWTGDVPEEAVEAKQAIKGGKEDGKTARREGRRSFVGKDKEGKKRTTKTAGKEKEEGPNGRKLHTKDEKKRKSSTSLLEVKEGAQPVGAVTTDGKEPPQEELDLILFRSYQEKLYIQVSLTEACTFASFCSLLVSLGEEGSILLNSENCQTNSVSR; this is encoded by the exons ATGAGGCGCGGCGGCGGGAGGCCCGGTCCGGCCGGCTGGCAGCACCGGCCCGTGTCCCCGCTCG aaaagaaggaagggacACATGACCTGCTCTCGACAGTCTCAGAAGAGCTTGAGCCCATTCCTGTTCCATGCGTTCTGCAAGGAGATGACATCCAAGCGCTTGCAATTAAGGTGGAGGACCTGGAGAAA cttcATGCACCACACCCTCCCCCTGATGCTAAGGGAATTTCAGTTACgaggaaatattttgttcaaaAATACCGACCCAAAGAGACAAAGAAGGGGGAACATCTTGTGGCGTATCCTGCTCTCCCAAAACCACCCAGAGAACCACTGACTTTTTCTGGTAGGGTTAAATGTCACATTTTATCtctgggttttggttttattaacCCTGGCTTTAGTGGCCTGGCTCTGGGGTCACTTCTTTGCATGTGTGTTTTAGCACAAGGACTCTTCAGTGATGGCTGTAAAGAGATTCTCCCCCATCACATCTTGGGAAGTCTCCAGGAGTTCAAGATGGAAGCCCTGGCCAGAGGAAACACTCAG CTAGCAGATTTTATTGAAGTTTCTCGTCCAGATGTTGCTGCACCAGCTTCAAAAGAGGAACACAGAggagacaagaagaaaaaggtcCATCAGACTCCACTAGCAGAGCACAGAGCTCTCCAGAACTGGCAACATAATATGTCAATCaggaaaaagcaggagaaatatCTTGGAG AAATTCTCCAGAGGCCAGAGAATGAATTGCTGATGAGCATCTCAGAGGAGTACAGGCAAATCCAGGAAGAGCGTGACCTCACTGACCGCCTTCTCCCTGCCTTGCTCCCTGGAAAG GGCTACCGAAGGGGAAGTGAGTTCTGGAGCCTGCCCGACCGTATTGGAGATGAACTCACTGGCCTGACGCTGACACTGACTCAGAGGGAGCGTGGCCACCCAGAGCCGATTACGCATGTGGGGAAACCTCGCACTGTCCGGAAGGAAATGG GTCTGAGGACTCCAAAGAAGATCCCGTTCCATCAAACCTGGGATAAGAGTCTTTTCCTGAAATATCGATTGCAGGAACTAAAATCTGTCCTAGAGGAGCTAGATTTTTATAAGCCG GACCTGGATGGACTGGAAGTGGTTGGTAAGGGGCAGCCTTTCACATCCGTTACAGCAGAGGCTTCCTCACACTCCACCACCACTGAGGAGTCTGAGACCCC cagtgATGACTACCCCAGCGTAGTTTCAGAAGCACCACAGGGTCCGGCTTTGGATTTCTGTGGCCAGCCTGCTCGTTGGATCGACTACGTCACTCCTTACAGG GATGAAATCGGCATTGCTGCCCGGCTCACTTTTGAGACTTTGGTTGGAGAGAAAGCTGAAAGCTTCCTGATGGTGAGCAACAATGGCACCACTGCTGTCTGGTATAACTGGATGAGGCTTctgcagcagattccctccagaGAAACCAAGGGGAAGAGGATGCCATGTTTTTACTTTGATACCAGACCAG gTGTAATTTTGCCTGGAGAAACtagaaagtttttctttcttttcaagtcAGAGAGCGCAGGAATTTTCAGTGAGTCCTGGGAATTCAGGACGCATCCTCTCTTACTGGGAGGAGCTCTGCTGCAGGTGACCCTCTGGGGAATCGCTGTGTATGAGGATAAACTGGCTGACCTCAGAGAGCAACTGGAG AGTGACCTGGCTGCTCGAGAAGCTGCTGCTAGAGGTGGAAAGATTTGTACCCCAGTGCGCACTCCATCTCCTGTGGATGCCTATATCACAGAGGAAGAGTTGTTCCACTGGAGGAATCCCGAG TTGCATTATCAGCATCGAGTGGTACAGCAGCTGCATGAACTGTGGAGAAAGCACGAGACTGTTTTCTCAGCCTTTGAGGAGAAAGTGCCCTCGGGccaggagaaggctgtggaggACACGCAGTACCAGGAGCGTTCCTCAGAGGCTCTCGCTCCGTGGAGCAGCACCACAGAGGTCCCAGGTGGGAAGAACACACTTGAGGAGGCTCCAAGTGAAACGACAAACATGGAGAAGAAAGGACCAGCTACCTCAGGATGGAACTTCTCCTTCGAGGACTTTGCTCAG GCTATAAAGTTGATCCCCAAGGAGGAGGAGCGTGAAGCAGCGCTTGCCCAGCTCAATAAGGCGATGCTGGAGCTGTGCGTTGAACAGAGGCCAACCCAGACAGACCTTCTGTACCAAACCTG CCTCCAGCTGTGGCGGGAGACAATCGATGGCCTGGTGAGTCACTCCATGAGGCTGCGATCCCTGCTTGGCTTGCCTGGGAATGACACCTGGACAGGAGACGTTCCAGAGGAAGCTG TTGAAGCAAAGCAAGCtataaaaggaggaaaggaagacgGGAAAACTGctaggagagaagggagaaggtcATTTGTTGGTAAGGATaaagaaggcaagaaaagaacaacaaagacagcagggaaagagaaagag GAAGGGCCAAATGGCAGAAAATTACAcacaaaagatgagaaaaagcgGAAATCTTCCACTTCATTGCTGGAGGTGAAAGAGGGAGCCCAGCCCGTGGGAGCTGTGACTACTGATGGAAAAGAACCTCCTCAGGAGGAGCTGGACCTTATTTTGTTTAGGTCATACCAGGAAAAACTTTATATTCAGGTGAGTTTGACCGAAGCTTGTACCTTTGCTAGTTTCTGTTCTTTGCTTGTAAGCTTGGGTGAAGAGGGAAGCATTTTGTTAAACTCTGAAAACTGCCAAACAAATTCTGTATCGAGATAA
- the MYCBPAP gene encoding MYCBP-associated protein isoform X4 — protein MRRGGGRPGPAGWQHRPVSPLEKKEGTHDLLSTVSEELEPIPVPCVLQGDDIQALAIKVEDLEKLHAPHPPPDAKGISVTRKYFVQKYRPKETKKGEHLVAYPALPKPPREPLTFSAQGLFSDGCKEILPHHILGSLQEFKMEALARGNTQLADFIEVSRPDVAAPASKEEHRGDKKKKVHQTPLAEHRALQNWQHNMSIRKKQEKYLGEILQRPENELLMSISEEYRQIQEERDLTDRLLPALLPGKGYRRGSEFWSLPDRIGDELTGLTLTLTQRERGHPEPITHVGKPRTVRKEMGLRTPKKIPFHQTWDKSLFLKYRLQELKSVLEELDFYKPDLDGLEVVGKGQPFTSVTAEASSHSTTTEESETPSDDYPSVVSEAPQGPALDFCGQPARWIDYVTPYRDEIGIAARLTFETLVGEKAESFLMVSNNGTTAVWYNWMRLLQQIPSRETKGKRMPCFYFDTRPGVILPGETRKFFFLFKSESAGIFSESWEFRTHPLLLGGALLQVTLWGIAVYEDKLADLREQLESDLAAREAAARGGKICTPVRTPSPVDAYITEEELFHWRNPELHYQHRVVQQLHELWRKHETVFSAFEEKVPSGQEKAVEDTQYQERSSEALAPWSSTTEVPGGKNTLEEAPSETTNMEKKGPATSGWNFSFEDFAQAIKLIPKEEEREAALAQLNKAMLELCVEQRPTQTDLLYQTCLQLWRETIDGLVSHSMRLRSLLGLPGNDTWTGDVPEEAVEAKQAIKGGKEDGKTARREGRRSFVGKDKEGKKRTTKTAGKEKEEGPNGRKLHTKDEKKRKSSTSLLEVKEGAQPVGAVTTDGKEPPQEELDLILFRSYQEKLYIQVYGLLGSMVSKMVALFEDLEETGALKWESKTVCD, from the exons ATGAGGCGCGGCGGCGGGAGGCCCGGTCCGGCCGGCTGGCAGCACCGGCCCGTGTCCCCGCTCG aaaagaaggaagggacACATGACCTGCTCTCGACAGTCTCAGAAGAGCTTGAGCCCATTCCTGTTCCATGCGTTCTGCAAGGAGATGACATCCAAGCGCTTGCAATTAAGGTGGAGGACCTGGAGAAA cttcATGCACCACACCCTCCCCCTGATGCTAAGGGAATTTCAGTTACgaggaaatattttgttcaaaAATACCGACCCAAAGAGACAAAGAAGGGGGAACATCTTGTGGCGTATCCTGCTCTCCCAAAACCACCCAGAGAACCACTGACTTTTTCTG CACAAGGACTCTTCAGTGATGGCTGTAAAGAGATTCTCCCCCATCACATCTTGGGAAGTCTCCAGGAGTTCAAGATGGAAGCCCTGGCCAGAGGAAACACTCAG CTAGCAGATTTTATTGAAGTTTCTCGTCCAGATGTTGCTGCACCAGCTTCAAAAGAGGAACACAGAggagacaagaagaaaaaggtcCATCAGACTCCACTAGCAGAGCACAGAGCTCTCCAGAACTGGCAACATAATATGTCAATCaggaaaaagcaggagaaatatCTTGGAG AAATTCTCCAGAGGCCAGAGAATGAATTGCTGATGAGCATCTCAGAGGAGTACAGGCAAATCCAGGAAGAGCGTGACCTCACTGACCGCCTTCTCCCTGCCTTGCTCCCTGGAAAG GGCTACCGAAGGGGAAGTGAGTTCTGGAGCCTGCCCGACCGTATTGGAGATGAACTCACTGGCCTGACGCTGACACTGACTCAGAGGGAGCGTGGCCACCCAGAGCCGATTACGCATGTGGGGAAACCTCGCACTGTCCGGAAGGAAATGG GTCTGAGGACTCCAAAGAAGATCCCGTTCCATCAAACCTGGGATAAGAGTCTTTTCCTGAAATATCGATTGCAGGAACTAAAATCTGTCCTAGAGGAGCTAGATTTTTATAAGCCG GACCTGGATGGACTGGAAGTGGTTGGTAAGGGGCAGCCTTTCACATCCGTTACAGCAGAGGCTTCCTCACACTCCACCACCACTGAGGAGTCTGAGACCCC cagtgATGACTACCCCAGCGTAGTTTCAGAAGCACCACAGGGTCCGGCTTTGGATTTCTGTGGCCAGCCTGCTCGTTGGATCGACTACGTCACTCCTTACAGG GATGAAATCGGCATTGCTGCCCGGCTCACTTTTGAGACTTTGGTTGGAGAGAAAGCTGAAAGCTTCCTGATGGTGAGCAACAATGGCACCACTGCTGTCTGGTATAACTGGATGAGGCTTctgcagcagattccctccagaGAAACCAAGGGGAAGAGGATGCCATGTTTTTACTTTGATACCAGACCAG gTGTAATTTTGCCTGGAGAAACtagaaagtttttctttcttttcaagtcAGAGAGCGCAGGAATTTTCAGTGAGTCCTGGGAATTCAGGACGCATCCTCTCTTACTGGGAGGAGCTCTGCTGCAGGTGACCCTCTGGGGAATCGCTGTGTATGAGGATAAACTGGCTGACCTCAGAGAGCAACTGGAG AGTGACCTGGCTGCTCGAGAAGCTGCTGCTAGAGGTGGAAAGATTTGTACCCCAGTGCGCACTCCATCTCCTGTGGATGCCTATATCACAGAGGAAGAGTTGTTCCACTGGAGGAATCCCGAG TTGCATTATCAGCATCGAGTGGTACAGCAGCTGCATGAACTGTGGAGAAAGCACGAGACTGTTTTCTCAGCCTTTGAGGAGAAAGTGCCCTCGGGccaggagaaggctgtggaggACACGCAGTACCAGGAGCGTTCCTCAGAGGCTCTCGCTCCGTGGAGCAGCACCACAGAGGTCCCAGGTGGGAAGAACACACTTGAGGAGGCTCCAAGTGAAACGACAAACATGGAGAAGAAAGGACCAGCTACCTCAGGATGGAACTTCTCCTTCGAGGACTTTGCTCAG GCTATAAAGTTGATCCCCAAGGAGGAGGAGCGTGAAGCAGCGCTTGCCCAGCTCAATAAGGCGATGCTGGAGCTGTGCGTTGAACAGAGGCCAACCCAGACAGACCTTCTGTACCAAACCTG CCTCCAGCTGTGGCGGGAGACAATCGATGGCCTGGTGAGTCACTCCATGAGGCTGCGATCCCTGCTTGGCTTGCCTGGGAATGACACCTGGACAGGAGACGTTCCAGAGGAAGCTG TTGAAGCAAAGCAAGCtataaaaggaggaaaggaagacgGGAAAACTGctaggagagaagggagaaggtcATTTGTTGGTAAGGATaaagaaggcaagaaaagaacaacaaagacagcagggaaagagaaagag GAAGGGCCAAATGGCAGAAAATTACAcacaaaagatgagaaaaagcgGAAATCTTCCACTTCATTGCTGGAGGTGAAAGAGGGAGCCCAGCCCGTGGGAGCTGTGACTACTGATGGAAAAGAACCTCCTCAGGAGGAGCTGGACCTTATTTTGTTTAGGTCATACCAGGAAAAACTTTATATTCAG
- the MYCBPAP gene encoding MYCBP-associated protein isoform X2, with product MRRGGGRPGPAGWQHRPVSPLEKKEGTHDLLSTVSEELEPIPVPCVLQGDDIQALAIKVEDLEKLHAPHPPPDAKGISVTRKYFVQKYRPKETKKGEHLVAYPALPKPPREPLTFSGRVKCHILSLGFGFINPGFSGLALGSLLCMCVLAQGLFSDGCKEILPHHILGSLQEFKMEALARGNTQLADFIEVSRPDVAAPASKEEHRGDKKKKVHQTPLAEHRALQNWQHNMSIRKKQEKYLGEILQRPENELLMSISEEYRQIQEERDLTDRLLPALLPGKGYRRGSEFWSLPDRIGDELTGLTLTLTQRERGHPEPITHVGKPRTVRKEMGLRTPKKIPFHQTWDKSLFLKYRLQELKSVLEELDFYKPDLDGLEVVGKGQPFTSVTAEASSHSTTTEESETPSDDYPSVVSEAPQGPALDFCGQPARWIDYVTPYRDEIGIAARLTFETLVGEKAESFLMVSNNGTTAVWYNWMRLLQQIPSRETKGKRMPCFYFDTRPGVILPGETRKFFFLFKSESAGIFSESWEFRTHPLLLGGALLQVTLWGIAVYEDKLADLREQLESDLAAREAAARGGKICTPVRTPSPVDAYITEEELFHWRNPELHYQHRVVQQLHELWRKHETVFSAFEEKVPSGQEKAVEDTQYQERSSEALAPWSSTTEVPGGKNTLEEAPSETTNMEKKGPATSGWNFSFEDFAQAIKLIPKEEEREAALAQLNKAMLELCVEQRPTQTDLLYQTCLQLWRETIDGLVSHSMRLRSLLGLPGNDTWTGDVPEEAVEAKQAIKGGKEDGKTARREGRRSFVGKDKEGKKRTTKTAGKEKEEGPNGRKLHTKDEKKRKSSTSLLEVKEGAQPVGAVTTDGKEPPQEELDLILFRSYQEKLYIQVYGLLGSMVSKMVALFEDLEETGALKWESKTVCD from the exons ATGAGGCGCGGCGGCGGGAGGCCCGGTCCGGCCGGCTGGCAGCACCGGCCCGTGTCCCCGCTCG aaaagaaggaagggacACATGACCTGCTCTCGACAGTCTCAGAAGAGCTTGAGCCCATTCCTGTTCCATGCGTTCTGCAAGGAGATGACATCCAAGCGCTTGCAATTAAGGTGGAGGACCTGGAGAAA cttcATGCACCACACCCTCCCCCTGATGCTAAGGGAATTTCAGTTACgaggaaatattttgttcaaaAATACCGACCCAAAGAGACAAAGAAGGGGGAACATCTTGTGGCGTATCCTGCTCTCCCAAAACCACCCAGAGAACCACTGACTTTTTCTGGTAGGGTTAAATGTCACATTTTATCtctgggttttggttttattaacCCTGGCTTTAGTGGCCTGGCTCTGGGGTCACTTCTTTGCATGTGTGTTTTAGCACAAGGACTCTTCAGTGATGGCTGTAAAGAGATTCTCCCCCATCACATCTTGGGAAGTCTCCAGGAGTTCAAGATGGAAGCCCTGGCCAGAGGAAACACTCAG CTAGCAGATTTTATTGAAGTTTCTCGTCCAGATGTTGCTGCACCAGCTTCAAAAGAGGAACACAGAggagacaagaagaaaaaggtcCATCAGACTCCACTAGCAGAGCACAGAGCTCTCCAGAACTGGCAACATAATATGTCAATCaggaaaaagcaggagaaatatCTTGGAG AAATTCTCCAGAGGCCAGAGAATGAATTGCTGATGAGCATCTCAGAGGAGTACAGGCAAATCCAGGAAGAGCGTGACCTCACTGACCGCCTTCTCCCTGCCTTGCTCCCTGGAAAG GGCTACCGAAGGGGAAGTGAGTTCTGGAGCCTGCCCGACCGTATTGGAGATGAACTCACTGGCCTGACGCTGACACTGACTCAGAGGGAGCGTGGCCACCCAGAGCCGATTACGCATGTGGGGAAACCTCGCACTGTCCGGAAGGAAATGG GTCTGAGGACTCCAAAGAAGATCCCGTTCCATCAAACCTGGGATAAGAGTCTTTTCCTGAAATATCGATTGCAGGAACTAAAATCTGTCCTAGAGGAGCTAGATTTTTATAAGCCG GACCTGGATGGACTGGAAGTGGTTGGTAAGGGGCAGCCTTTCACATCCGTTACAGCAGAGGCTTCCTCACACTCCACCACCACTGAGGAGTCTGAGACCCC cagtgATGACTACCCCAGCGTAGTTTCAGAAGCACCACAGGGTCCGGCTTTGGATTTCTGTGGCCAGCCTGCTCGTTGGATCGACTACGTCACTCCTTACAGG GATGAAATCGGCATTGCTGCCCGGCTCACTTTTGAGACTTTGGTTGGAGAGAAAGCTGAAAGCTTCCTGATGGTGAGCAACAATGGCACCACTGCTGTCTGGTATAACTGGATGAGGCTTctgcagcagattccctccagaGAAACCAAGGGGAAGAGGATGCCATGTTTTTACTTTGATACCAGACCAG gTGTAATTTTGCCTGGAGAAACtagaaagtttttctttcttttcaagtcAGAGAGCGCAGGAATTTTCAGTGAGTCCTGGGAATTCAGGACGCATCCTCTCTTACTGGGAGGAGCTCTGCTGCAGGTGACCCTCTGGGGAATCGCTGTGTATGAGGATAAACTGGCTGACCTCAGAGAGCAACTGGAG AGTGACCTGGCTGCTCGAGAAGCTGCTGCTAGAGGTGGAAAGATTTGTACCCCAGTGCGCACTCCATCTCCTGTGGATGCCTATATCACAGAGGAAGAGTTGTTCCACTGGAGGAATCCCGAG TTGCATTATCAGCATCGAGTGGTACAGCAGCTGCATGAACTGTGGAGAAAGCACGAGACTGTTTTCTCAGCCTTTGAGGAGAAAGTGCCCTCGGGccaggagaaggctgtggaggACACGCAGTACCAGGAGCGTTCCTCAGAGGCTCTCGCTCCGTGGAGCAGCACCACAGAGGTCCCAGGTGGGAAGAACACACTTGAGGAGGCTCCAAGTGAAACGACAAACATGGAGAAGAAAGGACCAGCTACCTCAGGATGGAACTTCTCCTTCGAGGACTTTGCTCAG GCTATAAAGTTGATCCCCAAGGAGGAGGAGCGTGAAGCAGCGCTTGCCCAGCTCAATAAGGCGATGCTGGAGCTGTGCGTTGAACAGAGGCCAACCCAGACAGACCTTCTGTACCAAACCTG CCTCCAGCTGTGGCGGGAGACAATCGATGGCCTGGTGAGTCACTCCATGAGGCTGCGATCCCTGCTTGGCTTGCCTGGGAATGACACCTGGACAGGAGACGTTCCAGAGGAAGCTG TTGAAGCAAAGCAAGCtataaaaggaggaaaggaagacgGGAAAACTGctaggagagaagggagaaggtcATTTGTTGGTAAGGATaaagaaggcaagaaaagaacaacaaagacagcagggaaagagaaagag GAAGGGCCAAATGGCAGAAAATTACAcacaaaagatgagaaaaagcgGAAATCTTCCACTTCATTGCTGGAGGTGAAAGAGGGAGCCCAGCCCGTGGGAGCTGTGACTACTGATGGAAAAGAACCTCCTCAGGAGGAGCTGGACCTTATTTTGTTTAGGTCATACCAGGAAAAACTTTATATTCAG